TGGCGGGGAGATCTTCATCAATCCGGTCTAAAAGAGGAATCCATTCTAGGTTAGGATCTTCAAAAAAAGGAGAACTAACTCTCATAATGTTCACAAAATGTTTGTGCATATCCTTTTCCTTTCCAGAAGGAAGGTCGATATAGTATTGCAAACGGAAAACACGGCATAAAGAATAGTAAGGTTTTGTTTTTTGACAGTCCATACGAATCATGGACTTCTTTTCATCTTCACCAGCTTGAAACAAATTAGTTCGCATGTTTTTTGCTAGGTTGCGAAAGTAAGTATTCGGTTCTTTTTGAATGTAAGTATCTAAGATTTTGATCGCCTGAACTTCTTCTCCTTGTGATTGTTTCCAGAGAGATGTTAGTAAAAAATCGGCAAAGGCATATTCTCCTTTTTTTGTACGGAGATCATAGAGAATATTAGCGATACCTACTTTGTCTTTTTTTCGAAGGTAATATTCCCCTAACATCAGATAATAATCGATCTCTTGGATTTGGGACATTCCTTCCGGTGTTTTGAATCGGAATTCATCCCTGGCATTGAGTATTTCTTTTCCTTGGATCAGAAGTTTTGAGGAAGAACCAGAAACCACCCAACCATGGTTTCTTTGAGATTGACTCAGCAAATTTCCAGAAAAGAAGAACGTTATAAAGCCTAAAAAAATAGAAAGTGACAGGCGACTCATCATCGTATCCATTATTCTTTAGGACCAATGGTTTTGGTCAAGTGACATAACAATTCATGGCAGAAAGTTTCAACTACCAATCCATTGTGGAGAGTTTTGACGAATTCCTAATTTATGTAGATCCCTTTTTAGAAATTCAGTTTTCGCGCACCTCTCCCAATCTTTATCTGCCACCTGACTCGATCTCCACAGGAAAACATATCAATGACCTCCATATCATTCCAAGAGATGCACTCATCCTCACCAACCTTTGCCAAGAAACTTTAGCGAAAAGGACACCTTTCCAATTCACAATCAGCCTCCTCGGAAATCCGTTCCGAATCTCAGGCAGGTATTTGGAATTCAAAAATATTCCCGGAGTCATTCTGCGCGGGGAACCAAACTTCAGTATCGAAAATGTAATTTTGGACAGTGGGCCTTATGTAATTTTCCGATTTAAATTTGATACGGAATTTCTAACCACATACGTTTCTCCCAATGTTTCGCTCAACTTAGGTTACCAAGCCGGTGACTTTAAAAAAGGGATGTTAAAACCAGAGGATCTTATCCATCCGGATGATAAAGAAAGGGCAATTGCCGAAGAGAAAGAACATTTAAAAAATAAATCTCGAACCTACCAAAGAGAATTCAGATTCCAAAAACAAGATGGTAGCTATATTTATGTTTCCGATTATAGTGTAGTAAGTTACTTCAATTCATTTCCAACCGAAAAAATTTGTTATCTCATTGATATCACAGAAAGAAAAGACAAAGAATTAGAAATTCTAAAACAACGTGATGAGTTAGCAAGGCTCAAACTTTTATTTGAAGAAACAAATGCCGCAGCCAATGTGGGTGGGTGGGAAGTAGACCTAATTAATAAAACAGTATTTTGGGCTAAAGAAACCAAAAGGATTCACGAAGTTCCAGAAAATTTCGAACCAAATCTAGAGACTGCTTTTAATTTTTATCCTCTTGAATCAGATAGAGAAAAACTAATCAATGCTTTCCAACTAGCAGAGAAAAATGGAACATCTTACGACCTAGTTTTAAAAATCAAAACTAAGTTAGGAAACTACAAATGGGTAAGAAGTATAGGACATTCTGTGTTTGCTGAAGGAAAATGCATTCGAGTCTTTGGTAGTTTCCAAGACATTACAAAGAATGTTGAATTGGACATCCAAAGAGAAGATGCACTTGGGAATTTAGAATCAATTTTAGATGCAACTACTCATGTAACCATCATTGGAACTGACATAAATGGGATCATCACACACTTCAATAAAGGTGCTGAATTTCACTTACAATATGAGGCAGAAGAAGTAGTAGGGAAAACTTCTCCTGCTATTTTTCACAGACCAGAAGAAATTGATACTCGCTCCACGGCTCTTTCCAGAGAGTTTGGCGAATCCATTGCCGGATTTGATACATTTATTTACAAAGCCAAGTTAGGTGAATTTGATTCCCATGAATGGACGTATGTCCGAAAAGACAAAACAGAATTTCCAGTCCAACTTGTAGTCACCGCAAGCAAAAACAAAAAGGGAGAAATCACAGGTTACCTTGGGATTGGAATTGATATTTCGGCTCACAAGGCCACCGAAGAAGCGTTACGTGCTAGTGAAAGTCGCTGGCAATTTGCATTGGAAGGATCAGGCGATGGCATTTGGGATTGGAATTCCGAAAACGACCAAGTATTTTTTTCCAAACAATGGAAGGCCATGTTGGGATATGCAGAATCTGAAATTGGTTCCGATCTTTCCGAATGGCAAGACCGCGTTCATCCAGACGATTTAGACAACTGTTTACTTGCACTTGAAAAACATTACAATGGAAAAACAAACATTTATATGAACGAACATAGAATGTTATGTAAAGACGGATCTTATAAATGGATTTTAGACCGAGGAAAAGTCATCGAATGGACTGAAGATGGAAAACCTCTTCGAATGATAGGAACTCACACAGATACCACAGAAAGGAAGTTACTCGAAAATGCATTGATCGTTGCTCGAGAAAATGCAGAAAAAGCCTCGCAAGCAAAATCAGACTTTCTTGCCAATATGAGTCATGAAATCAGAACTCCGCTGAATGGGGTCATTGGATTTTCTGACCTTTTGATGCGAACCGATCTAAACCAAGTGCAAAAAAAGTATATGGAAACTGTATACCTTTCCGCAAGTTCCTTACTGGATCTGATCAATGATATTTTAGATTTTTCCAAAATCGAATCTGGAAAAATGGAACTCTATAAGGAACGAATTAATATTTACGATTTACTCCACCAAATTGCAGAGATCGTAAAACACAAAGCATACGAAAAAGGCCTCGAACTCATTCTCAACATTTCACCAAAAGTTCCTAGAAACATATTTGTGGATTCTTTACGACTTAGGCAAATTCTTTTGAATTTAATCGGGAACGCATTAAAATTTACATTAAAAGGTGAAATCCAAATCAAAATTTCTGCAGAACCAAAAGATAATAATGAATACGAACTACTGTTTGAAGTAATCGATACGGGAATAGGAATTAGCCCCGAAAATAGAGACAAAATATTCGAAGTATTTTCGCAAGCAGATACTTCCACCACACGTCAATTTGGTGGCACTGGTCTCGGACTTTCTATCTCTAGTAAATTATTAAACTTATTTAATTCCAAAATGGAATTAGAATCGGAACGAGACAAAGGATCTCGTTTCTTTTTCAAAATTCTGACTCTCGCCGATAACGAAAGGAACACGGAACCTGCTCTTGAAGAAATCAAAAAGGTAATGGTGTTAGATGACAACGAAACCAACTTACTTGTGATCCATGAAATGTTAACATACAAAGGAATCCAAGTAGATTGTTTTCGATCGCCAAAAGATGCTCTGAATACAATTTCTTCTGGAACTTTTTACGATGTTGTCATTACAGATTTTAATATGCCGGAAGTAAATGGACTAGATTTCATTGAAAAGTTATTAAAAATTTTAGAAACAAAAAATATAAGGAAACCATTCCTTTCTCTCCATACATCTTCTAATGAAGAAAGTATTTACAAAAGAGGAAAAGAACTTGGCGTGCAGTCCATCCTTCTTAAACCCATTCAAACAAACATCTTATATGAAAGTTTGGACAAATTGGTTTCAGGTAAAATGACAGAAGTAATTACACCAAATTACGAACCAGTTCATCCAATTCATACGAATGAAAAAATTAAGATCATGATTGTAGAAGACAATCCAGTAAACATGATGTTAACCAAAGCCATTGTCCAAAAATCTCTACCGGGTACCATTATCATCGAAGCAGAAAATGGTGCTTTGGCTGTGGAGAATTTCATCCAAACTGATCCACAACTGATATTTATGGATGTCCAAATGCCAGAAATGAATGGTTACGATGCGACAAAAGAAATTCGAAAGTTAGCAAATGGAAAATCGGTACCAATCATTGCACTCACAGCGGGAACTTTGTCAGGTGAAGAAGAACGTTGCCTAGAATGTGGAATGAACGATTACATTTCAAAACCAGTGGTTTTAAAAACCATATCGGAAAAGATGAAACACTGGCTTCAATTCGTTTAGACTGCCAATCCACTGACCAATTTCCACAATATACTACACAAAATTTGACTCTATTTTTATAGAAACAATCGATTCTCGTTTTCGGAACATAGAAATGGATCATCAGTTAATGATCCATTTCCGAAAAAGAGGTCATTTATGGCAGAACAAACCCAACACGCATTGGGAGATTTAGCCGCTCGCCAACTGGCAAATACGGTCAAAACAAATGCACAATATGGTGCAATCACCCCGCGCTTTTTAGTCAGGTTACTTGACTGGAAACCATTAGAAGCTGGGGTTTTACGTGTCAACCGAGTTAAGTCCAATACACATGTTGATGTTCTATGTGGTCAAAAGGGAGAACAAGAACTTCCAGAAACATTTGTTAACTACGAAGAAAAACCTCGCGAATACACTCTCAGTTTAATTTCTACAATCCTTGATGTACAAACAAGAGTCTCTGATTTATATAGTTCTCCTCATGAACAAATTAACGAACAACTTCGGTTAGCCATTGAAAGTGTAAAAGAAAAACAAGAACTCGAACTAATTAATAATGAAGATTATGGACTATTAAAAAATGTTCCCACTCACCAAAGAATTAGTACAAGAAAAGGTCCGCCTACTCCTGATGATTTAGATGATTTGATTACAAAAGTTTGGAAAGAACCTTCTTTCTTTTTAGCACATCCTTTAGCGATTGCCGCTTTTGGTCGTGAGTGTACAAGAAGAGGAGTTCCACCGGCCACCGTTACCATGTTTGGTGCTCAATTCTTAACTTGGAGAGGACTCCCACTCATTCCTACTGACAAACTTCTTGTGAATGGTGAAACAAATCCAAAATCAGCGACTGGAACTTCTAATATCTTACTTCTTAGAGTCGGTGAAAAAAAACAAGGTGTTGTTGGACTTTTCCAATCAAATTTACCAGGGGAACAAACTCCAGGCCTTTCGGTTCGCTTTATGGGAATTAACAGATCTGCAATTGGTTCGTATTTGATTTCTCTTTACTGCTCCGCAGCCATACTTACGGACGATGCCATAGCGGCACTAGACAACGTAGATGTGGGAAATTATTATGAATACAAATGATCCGAGTTTTCTAAAACTTAACCCGGATTCAATCACAGATGGTATCGGAGCGAATTTTCCTGATGAAAGGTCGCTCGAAAAGTTGGCTCGGGAAATGTTTGGCGTATTGCAATCATTTGGCGGAAGTAATATTCCCACAAATGTTTTGTCTTCTCAGAATGTTCAGAAAGAGACATTACCTTACTTAGAAGATTTGAAATTAACGGAAACAGGTTTTTCCTACTCCAATTTTCAATCATTCCCAATCACCAACATACCACAGTCAGGTGGCGGAAACATTGTTTCAGCAAGAAGGGATTTTCCCATCCTAACTGAAACTGTCAATGGGAAACCGTTGGTTTGGCTCGACAATGCGGCGACCACCCAAAAGCCAACTTCCGTGATCGAAAGGTTATCTCATTTTTACTTACATGAGAATTCCAATATCCATCGTGCGGCTCATACTCTTGCTGCAAGATCTACTGATGCTTATGAAAAAGCAAGGTCTCTTGTCCAAGGATTTATCGGAGCAGGTAGTGTAGAGGAAATTGTTTTTGTGAGAGGAACCACGGAAGGAATCAACCTCCTTTCCAACATCCTATCCGACAAACAGATACAGGCTGGTGATGAAATTCTAATCACCCACTTAGAACACCACGCAAACATAGTTCCTTGGCAGATGGTCTGCGCGAAAAAGGGTGCGAAGTTAAAAGTGGCTCCTGTGGATGATTCGGGACAAATCATTTTAAGTGAATACGAACGACTGTTAAATTCTAAAACAAAAATTGTATCGATCACACAAGTATCCAATGCATTAGGAACTGTGGTTCCTGTAGAAGAGATGACAAGGTCGGCTCATAAAGTGGGGGCTCTTGTGATAGTGGATGGCGCACAGTCTGTTTCTCATATGCCAGTGAACGTACAAGAGATCGACTGCGACTTCTTCGTGTTTAGTGGTCATAAACTTTTTGCCCCTACAGGGATCGGTGTGGTTTACGGGAAAAAAGCCATCTTAGACAGTTTGCCTCCCTGGCAAGGGGGAGGGAATATGATTAAGGATGTCAACTTTGATCACACTACTTTTCAAGAAGCACCTTTCCGATTTGAAGCAGGAACTGGTAACATTGCGGATGCGGTCGGACTCGGAGCTGCTATTGAATATCTAAACAAGTTCGGGATGAAACAAATTTCTGCATTTGAACACGATCTATTGGAATATGGCACCAAAGAACTGTTAAAGGTACCAGGACTTCGTTTGATAGGAACTGCTAAAGACAAAGCTGGTGTTTTATCGTTTGTGGTGAATGGATTCAAAACGGAAGAAATTGGAAAACGATTGGCAGAAGAAGGAATTGCTGTACGAGCAGGTCACCATTGTGCGCAACCGATTTTGCGAAGATTTGGATTGGAATCCACAGTGAGACCATCACTTGCCTTTTACAATTCTTGTGAAGACATTGATGCTCTGATACGAGTGTTGTTTCAATTAGGAAGTCGGAACCGGATTGGAATTTAGTTCAAATAGTAAAATCTAGTCCCTGGATTTCGTTCGAACTTCTCACTCTCACTTCTGATTTCTGATACACAACGGAATACGGAGGAATGCTTTGGGTAATCCATGCATTTCCTCCGATGATTGACTGTTTGCCGATGACAGTTTCTCCACCTAGGATCGTGGCTCCCGCATAAATCACCACTCCCTCTTCAATCGTAGGATGACGTTTTTGTTTCGCCAAAGACTTGTTTACCGATAAAGCTCCGAGAGTGACACCTTGGTAAATTTTTACGTTGTCGGCAATTTGAGTAGTTTCTCCAATCACAATCCCCGTCCCATGATCCATAAAAAAAGCTCTGCCAATTTCTGCCCCTGGATGGATATCAATTCCAGTAGCTTCGTGAGCCACACCCGATAGTAGTTTAGGGAAAATGGGTAAGGAAGATTTAAAAAAATAATTTGCCACTCGATGGACAGCACCAGCGTAGAACCCTGAATAGGCGAGAATTACTTCATGGATACTTTCAGCAGCCGGATCTCCTAAGAAGGCAGCTTCGGCATCTTCCCACATCCATTGGTACAAACCAGGAAGTTTAGCAACAAAGTTATGCAAAATATCATCCAATGCGACAACACGACCAAATTCTCTATCCGCATAAGAGGCGTAAGGTTCTAGTAGATTTTTCCAACGGATACGAAAGAGTTCCAATTGATCCATGATTTGGTCCTTGGAGGAAAAATTACGCTCCGAATGGTATCCAGAAAATAGAATCGAAAACAATTCTTCTAAAAAGCGGCTGGCCACTTGTTTTCCACCCACTACGGATTCAGGGATGGATTGGCGATTCAGTATGGATGTATAAAATTCGTCTTGTCCGTTCGATAACATATCACTCTACTAAGAAGTTTTGTCGAAATGAGTGAATTCTAAAAAAGAAGGGACTACAAAAACCAAATCAAAGTCGATAAATCAGATGTACATTCATGCCAAAATATTGAATGAGATTGTCCATTTGACCCTATTTCCATCTCATGGACATTGTGCTAGTCTCTGTTTCCAAACTTTCCAAAACCATCGGCGAAAAAAAACTCTTTCAAAACCTTGATTTTTCTATAAGTGAAGGAGAAAAACTCGCCATTGTTGGTATCAATGGATCGGGTAAATCCACCCTACTTCGTG
This portion of the Leptospira terpstrae serovar Hualin str. LT 11-33 = ATCC 700639 genome encodes:
- a CDS encoding PAS domain-containing protein encodes the protein MAESFNYQSIVESFDEFLIYVDPFLEIQFSRTSPNLYLPPDSISTGKHINDLHIIPRDALILTNLCQETLAKRTPFQFTISLLGNPFRISGRYLEFKNIPGVILRGEPNFSIENVILDSGPYVIFRFKFDTEFLTTYVSPNVSLNLGYQAGDFKKGMLKPEDLIHPDDKERAIAEEKEHLKNKSRTYQREFRFQKQDGSYIYVSDYSVVSYFNSFPTEKICYLIDITERKDKELEILKQRDELARLKLLFEETNAAANVGGWEVDLINKTVFWAKETKRIHEVPENFEPNLETAFNFYPLESDREKLINAFQLAEKNGTSYDLVLKIKTKLGNYKWVRSIGHSVFAEGKCIRVFGSFQDITKNVELDIQREDALGNLESILDATTHVTIIGTDINGIITHFNKGAEFHLQYEAEEVVGKTSPAIFHRPEEIDTRSTALSREFGESIAGFDTFIYKAKLGEFDSHEWTYVRKDKTEFPVQLVVTASKNKKGEITGYLGIGIDISAHKATEEALRASESRWQFALEGSGDGIWDWNSENDQVFFSKQWKAMLGYAESEIGSDLSEWQDRVHPDDLDNCLLALEKHYNGKTNIYMNEHRMLCKDGSYKWILDRGKVIEWTEDGKPLRMIGTHTDTTERKLLENALIVARENAEKASQAKSDFLANMSHEIRTPLNGVIGFSDLLMRTDLNQVQKKYMETVYLSASSLLDLINDILDFSKIESGKMELYKERINIYDLLHQIAEIVKHKAYEKGLELILNISPKVPRNIFVDSLRLRQILLNLIGNALKFTLKGEIQIKISAEPKDNNEYELLFEVIDTGIGISPENRDKIFEVFSQADTSTTRQFGGTGLGLSISSKLLNLFNSKMELESERDKGSRFFFKILTLADNERNTEPALEEIKKVMVLDDNETNLLVIHEMLTYKGIQVDCFRSPKDALNTISSGTFYDVVITDFNMPEVNGLDFIEKLLKILETKNIRKPFLSLHTSSNEESIYKRGKELGVQSILLKPIQTNILYESLDKLVSGKMTEVITPNYEPVHPIHTNEKIKIMIVEDNPVNMMLTKAIVQKSLPGTIIIEAENGALAVENFIQTDPQLIFMDVQMPEMNGYDATKEIRKLANGKSVPIIALTAGTLSGEEERCLECGMNDYISKPVVLKTISEKMKHWLQFV
- a CDS encoding family 2A encapsulin nanocompartment shell protein, whose product is MAEQTQHALGDLAARQLANTVKTNAQYGAITPRFLVRLLDWKPLEAGVLRVNRVKSNTHVDVLCGQKGEQELPETFVNYEEKPREYTLSLISTILDVQTRVSDLYSSPHEQINEQLRLAIESVKEKQELELINNEDYGLLKNVPTHQRISTRKGPPTPDDLDDLITKVWKEPSFFLAHPLAIAAFGRECTRRGVPPATVTMFGAQFLTWRGLPLIPTDKLLVNGETNPKSATGTSNILLLRVGEKKQGVVGLFQSNLPGEQTPGLSVRFMGINRSAIGSYLISLYCSAAILTDDAIAALDNVDVGNYYEYK
- a CDS encoding family 2A encapsulin nanocompartment cargo protein cysteine desulfurase, producing MNTNDPSFLKLNPDSITDGIGANFPDERSLEKLAREMFGVLQSFGGSNIPTNVLSSQNVQKETLPYLEDLKLTETGFSYSNFQSFPITNIPQSGGGNIVSARRDFPILTETVNGKPLVWLDNAATTQKPTSVIERLSHFYLHENSNIHRAAHTLAARSTDAYEKARSLVQGFIGAGSVEEIVFVRGTTEGINLLSNILSDKQIQAGDEILITHLEHHANIVPWQMVCAKKGAKLKVAPVDDSGQIILSEYERLLNSKTKIVSITQVSNALGTVVPVEEMTRSAHKVGALVIVDGAQSVSHMPVNVQEIDCDFFVFSGHKLFAPTGIGVVYGKKAILDSLPPWQGGGNMIKDVNFDHTTFQEAPFRFEAGTGNIADAVGLGAAIEYLNKFGMKQISAFEHDLLEYGTKELLKVPGLRLIGTAKDKAGVLSFVVNGFKTEEIGKRLAEEGIAVRAGHHCAQPILRRFGLESTVRPSLAFYNSCEDIDALIRVLFQLGSRNRIGI
- the epsC gene encoding serine O-acetyltransferase EpsC, which translates into the protein MLSNGQDEFYTSILNRQSIPESVVGGKQVASRFLEELFSILFSGYHSERNFSSKDQIMDQLELFRIRWKNLLEPYASYADREFGRVVALDDILHNFVAKLPGLYQWMWEDAEAAFLGDPAAESIHEVILAYSGFYAGAVHRVANYFFKSSLPIFPKLLSGVAHEATGIDIHPGAEIGRAFFMDHGTGIVIGETTQIADNVKIYQGVTLGALSVNKSLAKQKRHPTIEEGVVIYAGATILGGETVIGKQSIIGGNAWITQSIPPYSVVYQKSEVRVRSSNEIQGLDFTI